The Lasioglossum baleicum chromosome 15, iyLasBale1, whole genome shotgun sequence genome has a segment encoding these proteins:
- the LOC143216541 gene encoding uncharacterized protein LOC143216541: protein MASRDTALKSFKRVRTTIKGQITRVQTYVLETQDLSIYDLEARIAKVKELVVAYEDVQANIENLDEESDHVSERDSFERSAFALQALLASHADRLRSVREATLPSRQASTSIESTNCKPANKMLPKIQIPSFDGNLINWFSFYDTFKSLVHENVDLPNVQKFHYLKNSLRGEISSIVASLSASSENYLVAWDMLQKRCNRPRQLIQAHLKQLFDLPEIIRDTPANLRKLAEQAQVHVNALKGLNQPINSWDQILIFIIVKKVDKTTRRAWERKLENDELPTFQKFIDFINTQARGEEWESEKSNSPSDNDTSRVKSKRSFSHLTTNKSVSCVICQDEHYVFACPKFLAMEVKDRLKSAQKSKLCLNCLKVGHNTVSCKWSHCRKCDKKHNTLLHLNAHKITQVSVQRASEDSKDTQVETDVTCKALMAVNNSEVLLGTAQITIYDNNNKRHTCRVLVDGGSQSNYMTESLANLLQLKKERVNISSSGLSNLVTCAKYCVNAKIQSNINNFSSNLKFIALPTITGTLPTRAINHKELKIPKNVCLADPEFYKPGSIDILLGSTIFYKLLSVGQIQLNNNRIILQKTKLGWLVTGEVEVKAFNRNTACFHSLDNQIAKFWEVEELPKRIFLSDEEATCEEHYKQNTRRDQSGRYIVRLPFNEKRSLLGDSHKLALKRFYTLENKLIKNTVLYEQYKDFLAEYESLNHMSEVSADDHNSGFYLPHHAVIKASSATTKVRVVFDASAKSSSGVSLNDTLLVGPTIQNTLFTTLIKFRTHICVLTADIEKMFRQVKVHEEDSYYQKILWRQSVEHPLKTYKLNTVTYGTACAPFLAIRCLKQLAEDDAKGFPLAARAFDQDFYVDDLLTGASDFNSALKLRNELIELAKLGGFNLRQWVSNDKNLVNDLDNNQENKSLGLDVSNTKKTLGIFWNPSEDNIIYKTNLPDSKPRITKRLILSEIAQLFDPLGLLGPVIIQAKIIMQELWKTHCEWDEVVPQSIYYSWIRFRDQLRVLNQFSIRRPLLIKNHTDCQLHGFCDASESAYGACIFVRVTMGNMQHSVNLLCAKSRVAPIKTQSLPRLELCAATLLSKLVSEVMEALTQIKFSKIRLWTDSTIVLHWIKTSPHLLKTFVANRVSDLQASTDARDWFHVPTLDNPADYISRGQDPQHFPNNITWTSGPHWLSKEENCWPNLLLETIDIPEKRNLVSLVTVNEPNSILVRFSSFTTLYRVVAYMQRFFKNIRGSEKCTGPLTAVEIQSARNRVIRLVQRESFSEDINSLEKHKVVRRESKLRNLNPFLDEHGLLRVGGRLKNALISFSRKHPLILPHSHYVTNLIVKYEHERHWHAGVHATMNAIRQRYWPISVKGVIKRIIGQCMRCYRLNPKTSAPLMGELPSSRVKQSRPFENVGIDYCGPFFIKEKKNRNRLKVKSYVVVFICFVTKAIHLELVTDLTTETCLAAITRFFSRRGKAKNIYTDNGTNFVGSRNQIMELQALIWSEEFNNTIQHTLSNDNINWHFSPPRSPHFGGLWEAAVKSFKRHLFRTIGETLFTYEQFNSLIIQIEAILNSRPIIPISSDPNDLIALTPGHFLIGDSLTNLPECDLTEVAANRLSLWQHIQQVKQHFWKRWHTDYLHELHTRNKWHRQDSSQMKVGTLVTIQEDNVPPMHWRLGRIVIVHPGDDNIVRVVTVKTAQGLYKRSTTKLSPLPIE, encoded by the coding sequence ATGGCAAGTAGGGATACCGCGTTGAAGTCCTTTAAAAGGGTGCGTACCACTATTAAGGGTCAAATCACGCGTGTCCAAACATATGTTTTAGAGACTCAAGATTTGAGTATATACGATTTAGAAGCGCGTATAGCTAAGGTTAAAGAGCTAGTTGTCGCATACGAAGATGTACAAGCCAACATCGAAAATTTAGACGAGGAATCAGATCATGTCAGTGAACGTGATAGTTTCGAACGCAGTGCATTTGCCTTACAAGCGCTGTTAGCATCGCACGCTGATAGACTACGAAGTGTAAGGGAGGCAACTTTGCCTTCGAGACAGGCAAGCACTAGCATAGAATCAACTAATTGTAAGCCAGCTAACAAAATGCTACCGAAAATTCAGATTCCATCATTTGATGGAAATCTCATAAACTGGTTTAGTTTTTACGACACGTTCAAATCGCTTGTACACGAAAACGTAGACTTGCCAAACGTACAGAAATTTCATTATCTGAAAAATTCACTTCGCGGAGAGATCTCTTCAATCGTTGCTTCCCTAAGCGCGTCCTCAGAAAATTATCTAGTCGCGTGGGATATGCTTCAAAAACGTTGTAATAGACCGCGTCAGTTGATACAAGCACACCTGAAACAATTATTCGACTTACCTGAAATTATAAGGGACACTCCCGCTAATTTACGCAAACTAGCTGAACAGGCGCAAGTACACGTTAACGCACTTAAgggcttaaatcaaccaataaaTAGTTGggatcaaattttaatattcatcatTGTCAAGAAAGTAGATAAAACTACCCGCAGGGCGTGGGAACGTAAGTTGGAAAACGACGAGTTACCGACATTTCAAAAGTTTATTGATTTCATTAACACCCAAGCTCGCGGGGAGGAATGGGAATCTGAAAAATCAAACTCTCCATCAGACAATGATACGTCGCGAGTTAAGTCCAAACGTAGTTTTAGTCATTTGACGACAAATAAGAGTGTCAGTTGCGTGATTTGCCAGGACGAACATTACGTTTTCGCTTGTCCAAAATTTCTTGCCATGGAAGTGAAGGATAGATTAAAATCAgctcagaagagcaaattatgTTTAAATTGCCTAAAGGTCGGCCACAACACTGTTAGTTGCAAGTGGTCTCATTGTAGAAAATGTGATAAAAAACACAACACACTATTACATTTAAATGCACATAAAATAACACAGGTATCGGTGCAAAGAGCGTCTGAAGATTCAAAGGACACTCAGGTTGAGACCGATGTTACATGCAAAGCATTAATGGCTGTGAACAATTCTGAAGTTTTGTTAGGTACAGCACAAATCACAATTTACGATAACAATAACAAAAGGCACACTTGTCGGGTGTTAGTTGATGGAGGCTCACAATCTAATTATATGACAGAAAGCTTAgcaaatttattgcaattaaagAAAGAACGGGTGAATATCTCCTCGTCAGGGTTAAGTAATTTAGTTACCTGTGCAAAGTACTGCGTTAATGCAAAAATTCAGtcaaatattaacaatttctcatcaaatttaaaatttattgcattGCCAACAATTACTGGAACTTTACCAACACGAGCTATTAATCACAAGGAGCTTAAAATACCAAAAAATGTATGTCTAGCTGACCCAGAGTTTTACAAACCTGGATCCATCGATATCCTGCTAGGTAGtactattttttataaattactcAGTGTAGGACAAATTCAATTGAACAATAATAGAATCattttacaaaaaacaaaactgGGTTGGCTAGTAACAGGCGAAGTAGAGGTAAAGGCCTTTAATAGAAATACTGCTTGTTTTCACTCATTAGACAACCAAATTGCTAAATTTTGGGAAGTAGAAGAACTTCCGAAAAGAATTTTTCTATCAGACGAAGAAGCCACATGCGAGGAACATTACAAACAAAATACAAGGCGTGATCAGTCAGGTCGATATATTGTTCGACTACCGTTTAACGAGAAACGAAGTTTATTAGGTGACTCTCATAAGTTAGCGTTGAAACGATTTTACACATTagagaataaattaattaagaatACTGTGTTGTATGAACAATATAAGGATTTTCTAGCTGAATATGAGTCACTCAATCATATGAGTGAAGTTAGTGCGGATGATCATAATAGCGGATTTTATCTGCCGCATCATGCGGTAATCAAGGCTTCAAGTGCAACTACAAAGGTGCGGGTAGTATTTGACGCATCAGCGAAAAGTTCATCTGGTGTTTCTTTAAATGACACTTTATTAGTCGGTCCAACAATACAAAATACTTTGTTCACCACCCTGATTAAATTCCGTACACATATATGTGTTCTTACTGCTGATATCGAGAAGATGTTTCGGCAAGTGAAGGTTCATGAGGAGGATTCCTACTATCAAAAAATTCTTTGGCGACAGTCAGTGGAACATCCATTAAAGACTTATAAATTAAATACGGTGACTTACGGTACAGCATGTGCACCATTTTTAGCTATACGTTGTCTCAAACAATTAGCTGAGGATGACGCGAAAGGATTTCCTTTAGCCGCTAGGGCATTTGATCAagatttctacgtagatgatttATTGACAGGAGCATCTGATTTTAATTCAGCTTTAAAACTACGTAATGAATTGATAGAACTGGCTAAATTAGGCGGTTTTAACTTGAGACAGTGGGTTtcaaatgacaaaaatttagtTAACGATCTTGATAATAATCAGGAGAATAAGTCGCTAGGTTTAGACGTTTCAAATACAAAGAAAACTTTAGGAATTTTTTGGAATCCTTCCGaagataatattatttataaaaccaATTTGCCCGACAGCAAACCTCGCATAACGAAGCGTTTGATTTTATCAGAAATCGCGCAATTGTTCGACCCGCTTGGGCTATTAGGACCTGTGATTATACAGGCGAAGATTATTATGCAGGAGCTATGGAAAACACATTGCGAATGGGACGAAGTAGTTCCACAGTCCATTTATTATTCTTGGATTAGGTTCAGAGATCAATTGAGAGTTTTAAATCAGTTTTCTATAAGGCGTCCACTTCTCATTAAGAACCACACTGACTGTCAATTGCACGGGTTTTGCGATGCCAGTGAGTCAGCATATGGAGCTTGTATTTTTGTTCGAGTCACGATGGGAAACATGCAGCATTCGGTAAATCTTCTATGTGCGAAATCTCGCGTCGCGCCAATTAAAACACAATCATTACCTAGGCTCGAATTGTGTGCAGCTACACTATTATCAAAACTAGTTTCCGAGGTTATGGAGGCGTTAACACAAATCAAATTTAGTAAGATCAGACTGTGGACAGATTCAACTATTGTATTACATTGGATTAAGACTTCTCCACATCTACTCAAAACTTTCGTGGCAAATCGCGTAAGTGACCTTCAAGCGTCAACTGATGCGAGAGATTGGTTTCACGTTCCGACGCTGGATAATCCAGCAGATTATATATCAAGAGGACAAGATCCACAGCATTTCCCAAATAATATCACATGGACTAGTGGTCCACACTGGCTCTCTAAGGAGGAAAATTGTTGGcctaatttattattagaaacaATAGATATTCCGGAGAAACGCAATTTGGTGTCCTTGGTCACGGTTAATGAACCTAATTCAATACTAGTGCGTTTTTCATCCTTTACAACATTGTATAGGGTAGTAGCCTATATGCAAAGATTTTTTAAGAATATTCGTGGAAGTGAAAAATGCACTGGACCACTGACAGCTGTAGAAATACAATCAGCTCGTAACAGAGTCATTCGTCTAGTACAACGAGAATCATTTTCTGAAGATATAAATAGCCTGGAGAAACACAAGGTAGTTAGAAGGGAAAGCAAATTAAGAAATCTAAATCCGTTTTTAGATGAACATGGGTTGCTCAGAGTAGGGGGTAGACTAAAAAATGCTCTTATTAGCTTTTCTCGGAAACATCCCTTAATCTTACCACATTCACATTATGTTACCAATTTGATAGTTAAATATGAGCATGAACGTCACTGGCATGCTGGGGTGCATGCAACCATGAATGCGATTCGTCAAAGGTATTGGCCCATAAGTGTTAAGGGAGTAATAAAGCGAATTATTGGTCAATGTATGCGATGTTATAGGTTGAATCCTAAGACCTCCGCCCCATTAATGGGTGAACTACCTAGTTCTAGAGTCAAGCAATCACGGCCTTTCGAAAATGTGGGCATAGACTATTGCGGTCcattttttattaaagaaaagaaaaatcgcaATAGATTGAAGGTTAAATCCTACGTGGtggtttttatttgttttgtaaCTAAAGCCATACATTTAGAACTTGTGACAGATTTAACCACTGAGACATGTTTGGCAGCAATCACAAGATTCTTTTCTCGAAGAGGAAAggcgaaaaatatatatacagataATGGTACAAATTTTGTTGGCTCGCGCAATCAAATCATGGAATTACAAGCACTGATATGGTCTGAggaatttaataatacaattCAACATACTCTGAGTAATGACAATATAAACTGGCATTTTTCACCTCCGCGATCCCCACATTTTGGTGGACTATGGGAGGCGGCGGTAAAGTCTTTTAAGAGACATCTATTTAGAACAATAGGTGAAACCTTATTCACTTACGAACAGTTTAATAGCTTAATTATTCAGATAGAAGCCATATTGAATTCTCGTCCTATTATCCCAATTTCCTCGGATCCAAACGATCTTATTGCCCTCACTCCTGGACATTTCCTAATAGGAGATTCGCTCACAAATCTACCAGAGTGTGATCTAACAGAAGTCGCTGCAAATAGGTTGTCGTTGTGGCAACACATACAGCAAGTAAAGCAGCACTTTTGGAAAAGATGGCACACAGATTATCTTCATGAGTTGCACACTCGCAATAAATGGCACAGACAGGATTCTTCTCAAATGAAGGTTGGAACGTTAGTAACAATTCAAGAAGACAATGTTCCCCCCATGCATTGGAGGTTGGGCAGAATTGTTATCGTTCATCCTGGCGACGACAATATCGTACGAGTAGTCACAGTTAAGACTGCTCAAGGACTGTATAAACGTAGCACAACTAAATTATCCCCTTTGCCTATTGAATAA